Proteins encoded within one genomic window of Gemmatimonadaceae bacterium:
- a CDS encoding acyl-CoA/acyl-ACP dehydrogenase: MPDINPKTAEHTELREGVRAACAPFDSRYWQQVERESGYPAAFVDALTRGGWLAALIPEAYGGGGLSLAEASVILEEVNRSGANSGACHAQMYTMGTLLRHGSAAQKERYLPAIASGALRLQSFAVTEPTTGTDTTQLRTTAVRRGDRYVVNGQKVWISRVLHSDLMLLLARTTPREAAHKRTHGLSVFLVDIREALGGGLRVRPIDNMVNHETSELFFENVEVPAENLIGTEGDGFRYILDGMNAERILIAAECIGDGYWFIDRARTYANERVVFDRPIGRNQGIQFPIAQAYAQVRAADLMRWEGARLFDAGATCGAEANMAKLLAADASWQAANVCLQTHGGFGFAAEYDVERKFRETRLYQVAPVSTNLILSYLGEHVLEMPRSF, translated from the coding sequence ATGCCTGACATCAACCCGAAGACCGCCGAACACACCGAACTGCGCGAAGGGGTCCGCGCGGCGTGCGCACCCTTCGACTCCAGGTATTGGCAGCAGGTCGAACGTGAATCCGGATACCCGGCCGCGTTCGTCGACGCTCTGACCAGGGGGGGCTGGCTCGCCGCCCTCATCCCCGAGGCGTACGGTGGTGGCGGCCTTTCGCTCGCCGAGGCGTCGGTGATCCTGGAAGAGGTGAACCGTTCGGGAGCCAATAGCGGCGCCTGCCACGCGCAGATGTACACGATGGGGACGCTGCTGCGCCACGGATCCGCGGCGCAGAAGGAGCGATACCTGCCGGCGATCGCGTCCGGCGCGCTGCGTCTGCAGTCGTTCGCGGTCACCGAGCCCACCACGGGCACCGACACCACGCAGCTGCGCACCACCGCCGTGCGGCGCGGGGACCGCTATGTCGTGAACGGGCAGAAGGTGTGGATCTCGCGCGTCCTGCATTCGGATCTCATGCTGCTGCTTGCGCGGACCACTCCACGTGAGGCTGCACACAAGCGAACCCACGGGCTGTCGGTCTTTCTCGTCGACATCCGCGAAGCGCTTGGCGGTGGCCTGCGCGTGCGACCGATCGACAACATGGTGAACCATGAGACCAGTGAACTGTTCTTCGAGAACGTCGAAGTGCCGGCGGAGAACCTGATCGGCACCGAAGGTGACGGGTTTCGCTACATCCTCGACGGCATGAATGCCGAGCGCATCCTCATCGCGGCCGAGTGCATCGGAGACGGGTATTGGTTCATCGATCGTGCACGCACGTACGCCAACGAGCGCGTCGTCTTTGACCGCCCGATCGGGCGCAACCAGGGCATCCAGTTTCCGATCGCGCAGGCTTACGCCCAGGTGCGCGCCGCGGACCTGATGCGGTGGGAGGGTGCACGGCTGTTTGATGCCGGCGCGACGTGTGGTGCGGAGGCCAACATGGCCAAGCTGCTCGCCGCCGACGCCTCGTGGCAGGCGGCCAACGTGTGTCTGCAGACGCATGGCGGGTTCGGGTTTGCCGCCGAGTACGACGTGGAGCGCAAGTTCCGGGAGACGCGCCTGTACCAGGTGGCCCCGGTTTCGACGAACCTGATCCTGTCCTACCTTGGCGAACACGTCCTCGAGATGCCGCGCTCTTTCTGA